Below is a genomic region from Malassezia restricta chromosome VIII, complete sequence.
AGAGGAGCAGGAGCCGGCAGTGTCAGGAGAAGCTCCCGAAACATCGTCTTCCCAGGATGCAGCGAATCCGTCCGAGGCTCGCGACCCTGATCCTTCACCGCGCCCTGACAACGACATGGAAAATATTGATCTCGCATAGGGTATCTATGTGCTGTGTGCCTCTTTCAGTATGTATTCACAGTCTTTTCCAAGCTCCtccgcgccgtgcacacCGGCCTGTGCCCAGGCGTGTATCGTAGGTTTGTAAGTATCGAACAGTGCCACAGCCTCGGCAAGCTGGTTCTGATCCAGCATGTAGCGCAGCTTCAAAGGCAGTTCGGCGATAGGTGCCACGTCGCGTACCCAAGGAATACTTGCATCAGCATCGGATGCGATGTAGAcaggcggcatggcgcgtTTCGCCTGCATCTCTTTTAGCTGCACCTCGAGAGCTTCACGATTCGGACGTAgtgcctcgatgccatggCGCATATGGCCGACCGTCTCGCTCGCATTGACAAGTTCCTGGTGGTGGTTGTACACGAGGCTCTGTCGGTCGGCGTACAAATCGCGGATGCCGTCCATGAGTTCGTTGGATGCCTTCAGCAGAGCATGTAGTGGCTTGTCCGTTGTCCACTCATCCAGTGTCGGCTgcggtgccggcgctgctggtggtTCACCCGTCTCGATCCCATAGTAGGTCTTGAGGGACTGTGATTTCGACATGGAGGTGCAAGGGACGCGGCGAATCTTAGGTAAGAAACGGTGCACGGAGCGACGCTTTTTCTGGACCATGAAGCAGGAGGTCAAGGCGGAGGATACCAAGCCCAGCGTGGCGCGCGGCTACCGCGACATTCCGCTGTTTTCGTCGGGTGCGTCAGACAGTGTGACGCACCTTATGAAGTTTGGCTCACATACCCGCATCGATCCGAATAATGAGGCGCAGTTTACGCCACCTGTCAAGCTCAATCGCAAGACGCCCCTTCGGCTCAAAATGCCGCCGGCCAAGCCGGGCGATCAGGTCATAGACAAGTGGGGCAAGCCGGTGATGACGACGGAGGGTAAGCCGCTGCTGTGGCCGTCGCACGACGTGGACCTGGAGCACATACGCCCCTACCTCGATCTCGATAAGCCCCAGAGCAGCGATGCGGCCGCTGACGGGGCAGGATTCACGCGCCATCGCCTTTTCCGCAAGCGAGTGCGTGAGGTGCACAAGTCAACGAgtgctgcgcgacgcacacgcaATGAGGAGTTTTATCCGTGGGTGCTCGAAGATTTTGATACAGCGCAAGAATGGGAAAGTTCGCGGGAGCCATTACCAAATAGCCTGCGGGCGCTTGAGGCATGGTACGTGGCGGAACAGGAGCGCCGTGCGGAAGGTCGTGAGCCGAAGCCGAGCGTGATAGAAGAGCCACGCATCACGTCGGgcctcgcgccgcatgcgccgtggGTCGGCCAGCTTGAGGGCGAGTCCGACGAGCATTCCGCGTCGCATCATGTGCTCTTTGTGTTTGACGACCGCAATGCCGGTGGCTTCAAGGTTGTGCCGGTCCGGCGGCAGTACAAATTTATGCCGCTGCAGAAGCATATGCTGAACAGCGAGCAGGTTGAGGAGGAATTCGCGCGGCACCAAAAGAGTGCCGAGACGGAGCGCTGGCTTCTGCGTGATCGATACAAGACAGGGGCGGGTctcggcagcagcagcggcggtgCAAGTCGCGGTGGGGATGGGCGCCGCCTGCCGATGCTGTCGCTGCCTGGCCAGCCGTCTCTCGGTTGGCAAAGCAGTGCGCATCTTGTGGCAGTGCGCGGCGAACCTGAGCGATCGCAGGTGGATGATGACGACCTGTTTGGGCCTGTGGTGAAGAATGAGACGACCTATGATGAGCTCGACTACGAAGACACATTTGCAGATGACGATGAGCGAGCCGAGGTACAGGACGATGCCGAGGATGCCGAGGCACGCGAACTGG
It encodes:
- a CDS encoding Vps51/Vps67 family protein; this translates as MSKSQSLKTYYGIETGEPPAAPAPQPTLDEWTTDKPLHALLKASNELMDGIRDLYADRQSLVYNHHQELVNASETVGHMRHGIEALRPNREALEVQLKEMQAKRAMPPVYIASDADASIPWVRDVAPIAELPLKLRYMLDQNQLAEAVALFDTYKPTIHAWAQAGVHGAEELGKDCEYILKEAHST
- a CDS encoding transcription initiation factor TFIIF subunit alpha codes for the protein MEVQGTRRILGKKRCTERRFFWTMKQEVKAEDTKPSVARGYRDIPLFSSGASDSVTHLMKFGSHTRIDPNNEAQFTPPVKLNRKTPLRLKMPPAKPGDQVIDKWGKPVMTTEGKPLLWPSHDVDLEHIRPYLDLDKPQSSDAAADGAGFTRHRLFRKRVREVHKSTSAARRTRNEEFYPWVLEDFDTAQEWESSREPLPNSLRALEAWYVAEQERRAEGREPKPSVIEEPRITSGLAPHAPWVGQLEGESDEHSASHHVLFVFDDRNAGGFKVVPVRRQYKFMPLQKHMLNSEQVEEEFARHQKSAETERWLLRDRYKTGAGLGSSSGGASRGGDGRRLPMLSLPGQPSLGWQSSAHLVAVRGEPERSQVDDDDLFGPVVKNETTYDELDYEDTFADDDERAEVQDDAEDAEARELEERLKREMVADRLDDGDDVQIKMEPDDAIAVNRRSGADNLLGSAQYGRHDDAMLTGSGRQMRRIMKALSRREGLDTYDSDEEAKNPYASDDDSDDNDDDLDVLHPERAILEAREEKARREREAKEQASTPRAASPEADGGVKRKNDTASRPDAKKARVDSPPRSASPVRSPLEAEIVQLISSGQVATTSDLVQHFRARLKQDLSLKEQLSAAVKRIAYMDKKENKLKLKESAKVSDAAATSPRDSRP